The Microbulbifer hydrolyticus genome has a segment encoding these proteins:
- the gspK gene encoding type II secretion system minor pseudopilin GspK, with product MIVANPERQRGVALITVLLVMVIAVAAVTHAVTRNRLAISRTSAILANTQLAEFVHGAEAWSIIALEKDFEEDRAATAASDNLLEPWAQKLVEFNPDNGKIRIQIKDLQSCFNVNNLTMDQAAGGGPGGGEASASKVLQRLVRNLGGRADTAMAIEDWVDPGDTPLSSGTEDNGYLGQEVAHRTPDTFITDVSELSAGQGIEPQEWKVIAPELCALPESGTKVNVNTASQELLSAMFPSANVAGLINYREGGTPFTDAGELSGFGITGGGELDFNSAYYVAHIAVQLGLEHRQYWESTLKLDTTTGEVKVIQRQRREFSGQFLQELLGD from the coding sequence ATGATCGTCGCTAATCCGGAGCGTCAACGTGGCGTCGCACTGATCACCGTGCTGCTTGTAATGGTCATCGCCGTGGCCGCAGTGACCCATGCGGTGACTCGCAATCGGCTCGCGATATCCCGGACGAGTGCGATACTCGCCAACACCCAGCTTGCCGAGTTTGTGCACGGTGCGGAAGCGTGGTCAATCATCGCGCTCGAAAAGGATTTCGAAGAAGATCGTGCCGCCACCGCTGCCAGCGATAACCTGCTCGAGCCATGGGCGCAAAAGCTCGTCGAATTTAACCCTGATAACGGAAAAATACGCATACAAATCAAAGATTTACAGTCTTGTTTTAATGTAAATAATTTAACAATGGATCAAGCTGCTGGCGGTGGTCCCGGGGGCGGGGAAGCATCGGCGAGCAAGGTCCTGCAACGACTGGTGCGCAACCTGGGCGGGCGGGCAGATACCGCTATGGCCATAGAAGACTGGGTTGATCCAGGGGATACGCCGCTCTCATCCGGCACCGAAGACAATGGTTATCTGGGGCAAGAAGTCGCACACCGCACACCGGATACGTTTATTACCGACGTTTCCGAGCTGAGCGCGGGGCAGGGGATTGAACCCCAGGAGTGGAAAGTTATCGCTCCGGAGCTCTGCGCATTGCCGGAGTCGGGTACAAAAGTGAACGTGAATACCGCTTCACAGGAACTGTTGTCAGCGATGTTTCCATCGGCCAACGTCGCTGGGCTGATCAACTATCGGGAAGGTGGCACTCCGTTTACGGATGCGGGCGAACTGTCCGGGTTCGGTATAACCGGGGGTGGAGAATTGGATTTCAACAGCGCGTATTATGTCGCGCATATTGCCGTGCAGCTGGGTCTGGAGCACCGTCAGTACTGGGAATCGACGCTGAAGCTCGACACCACCACTGGCGAGGTAAAAGTGATACAGCGCCAGAGGCGCGAGTTTTCCGGGCAGTTTTTGCAGGAATTACTGGGGGATTAA
- a CDS encoding metalloregulator ArsR/SmtB family transcription factor encodes MNPLDFYKCLADDTRLRSLLLIAREGELCVCELMEALNQSQPKISRHLAQLRQHELLSDRRQGQWVFYSLNPSLPKWAKQVLDTTLTANPAFMTENTNALARMQARPPRNGKCS; translated from the coding sequence GTGAATCCACTGGACTTCTACAAATGCCTCGCCGATGACACCCGGTTGCGCAGCCTGCTGCTTATCGCCCGTGAAGGTGAACTCTGCGTGTGTGAGCTCATGGAAGCGCTCAACCAGAGCCAGCCAAAGATCTCGCGCCATCTGGCGCAGTTGCGCCAACACGAGTTACTCAGTGATCGTCGCCAGGGACAGTGGGTCTTTTACAGTCTCAACCCGTCGCTTCCTAAATGGGCAAAGCAGGTACTCGACACGACGCTCACCGCTAACCCGGCATTTATGACTGAGAACACCAATGCCCTCGCTCGAATGCAAGCGCGCCCCCCGCGCAATGGCAAGTGCAGCTGA
- the gspG gene encoding type II secretion system major pseudopilin GspG, translated as MKNLRNNRGFTLIEIMVVIVILGVLGALVVPNIMGRTGEARMKAATVDLRAISTALDMYRMDNFVYPSSDQGLEALVTKPSGFPEAKNWNEPYLKKAPKDPWGNEYQYISPGSSGPYDLFSLGADGKPGGEGESADLFASEL; from the coding sequence ATGAAAAATCTGCGCAATAACCGGGGCTTTACCCTGATTGAGATCATGGTGGTTATCGTGATCCTTGGTGTGCTTGGCGCACTGGTCGTGCCCAATATTATGGGGCGTACTGGAGAGGCGCGCATGAAGGCGGCTACTGTCGACCTGCGTGCAATTTCGACAGCACTGGATATGTATCGCATGGACAACTTTGTCTATCCGAGTTCTGACCAGGGCCTGGAAGCGCTGGTCACCAAGCCATCCGGTTTTCCGGAAGCGAAAAACTGGAACGAGCCCTACCTGAAAAAAGCACCGAAAGATCCTTGGGGCAACGAATATCAGTACATCAGCCCGGGAAGCTCCGGCCCGTATGACCTGTTTAGTTTGGGCGCCGATGGCAAGCCGGGTGGTGAAGGCGAATCCGCTGACCTGTTCGCTTCCGAGCTCTGA
- a CDS encoding acetyltransferase, with protein sequence MLLRDAGSKHLIDVADIVTLANPYELTVVGRYLWGEEVQDPEVFDKSQLQFLSGESLPRCWHDSRYRDREVRRIKCGTRVDDSDYYQGA encoded by the coding sequence ATGCTGCTTCGCGACGCCGGAAGTAAACACCTGATTGATGTAGCTGATATCGTTACACTCGCAAATCCCTATGAACTGACAGTTGTCGGGCGCTACCTCTGGGGAGAAGAGGTTCAGGATCCCGAGGTGTTTGACAAGTCTCAGCTGCAGTTTTTGTCTGGCGAATCACTACCCCGGTGCTGGCACGACAGCCGATACCGTGACCGCGAAGTACGAAGGATCAAATGCGGCACCCGCGTTGATGACAGCGATTATTATCAGGGTGCCTGA
- a CDS encoding arsenate reductase ArsC, whose amino-acid sequence MKILYICTHNRCRSILSEAITNAFGEGRLEARSAGSQPSGAVHPLSLKYLDAHGISTEGLHSKSWDDLEGWVPDVVITVCDSAAAEACPIWLGDSFKMHWGLSDPSKLEGSDEENARAFQQTIRVIKDRVERMLEAQVDREHGSALLALMNELASEEV is encoded by the coding sequence ATGAAAATCCTTTATATCTGCACCCATAACCGCTGTCGCAGCATCCTCAGTGAGGCGATTACCAACGCGTTTGGCGAGGGGCGACTGGAAGCGCGGAGCGCCGGCAGTCAGCCCTCCGGCGCTGTTCACCCGTTGTCACTGAAATACCTGGACGCACACGGTATTTCCACGGAGGGATTGCACAGTAAATCCTGGGACGATCTTGAAGGCTGGGTACCGGATGTAGTGATTACCGTCTGCGACAGCGCTGCCGCCGAAGCCTGCCCGATCTGGTTGGGCGATTCCTTCAAGATGCATTGGGGTCTGTCTGACCCTTCAAAGCTGGAAGGTAGTGACGAAGAAAACGCCAGGGCGTTTCAACAAACAATTCGCGTCATCAAAGACCGCGTGGAGCGTATGCTTGAAGCGCAAGTGGATCGTGAACATGGCAGTGCTCTGTTAGCGCTGATGAACGAACTGGCCTCAGAGGAAGTGTGA
- the gspM gene encoding type II secretion system protein GspM has protein sequence MSAVPLPGEIIRTRSFITMKQTIELWRQKWAALPANDQRALGMLILFLGAIFIIFGLFKPAQSFFDNARSEAEQSRELLAWIEKQRPQLERIQRNTGGQSQAQGTLLQRVTAAANNHKVTIKRFEPEGDGRIRLWIDEARYQDLQPWLNTLLQQRFIIRSVSVDALAEEGMVSARLTLER, from the coding sequence ATGAGCGCAGTGCCGCTACCGGGCGAAATAATCAGAACAAGATCATTCATTACTATGAAGCAAACGATTGAATTGTGGCGCCAGAAGTGGGCGGCGCTTCCAGCAAATGATCAGCGCGCCCTCGGGATGCTGATACTTTTCCTTGGCGCGATATTTATTATTTTTGGGCTATTCAAGCCCGCTCAGTCCTTTTTTGACAACGCTCGCTCAGAAGCGGAGCAGTCCCGAGAGCTTTTGGCCTGGATAGAAAAACAGCGTCCACAGCTCGAGCGTATCCAGCGCAATACCGGGGGGCAATCCCAGGCCCAGGGGACACTTCTTCAGCGCGTAACTGCGGCGGCGAATAATCACAAAGTGACGATCAAACGGTTTGAACCGGAAGGCGATGGTCGGATCCGGTTGTGGATTGATGAGGCGCGTTATCAGGATCTCCAGCCCTGGCTAAACACGCTATTACAGCAGCGCTTCATTATCCGCTCTGTCAGCGTGGACGCTCTTGCGGAAGAGGGCATGGTTTCGGCACGACTTACGCTGGAGCGTTAA
- the gspL gene encoding type II secretion system protein GspL codes for MSQEVKLLRLREPVAGSHSGDQIQAAGNVLLQRWQDNAWQAVATDEAFQHAFSAGSLGASATGYAIPGSGQDVTQRESGEDDGDDDALKFQPEDRVVVLVPGSWVWNGLEAIPRAARRQSSAVGYMVEEQLAEDVEDLHFVCEPVSGDLCSVLAVSSDKLAALKGQIERLGWPVIGAIPEYRVLANTGDTSAIWLDDERAHVWLAAGKGLSVARPLAGVIAESLFTPSDLEGGEGESAEPESGQSALRVFGDPTPLELATFEQLATVETAGEAPDTTFLTSMGAGVPGNLLTGDFQITLASDTGPWWKKPAIAVAACFVLQLVFFVAAGSYYKVQAGRADDAARAMFSEIFPGDSPSADLRRQITGYLNQSSGGGGEFASQLQQLSQVWTTGKSGDLQLQSMRFDGNRGELVLQLRAANLGQLDAVVGKLSSGQFKAELLAANELEDGVSGRIRLR; via the coding sequence TTGAGCCAGGAAGTCAAATTACTCAGGCTGCGTGAGCCCGTTGCCGGATCGCATAGTGGCGATCAGATACAGGCTGCGGGCAACGTTTTGCTGCAACGCTGGCAAGATAACGCCTGGCAGGCAGTGGCCACCGATGAAGCCTTTCAGCATGCATTCAGTGCTGGAAGCCTTGGAGCCTCGGCAACCGGTTACGCTATTCCCGGTTCCGGGCAAGACGTTACCCAGCGCGAATCCGGGGAAGATGACGGTGATGACGATGCTTTGAAATTCCAGCCCGAAGACCGGGTAGTGGTACTGGTTCCAGGTAGCTGGGTATGGAATGGCCTTGAAGCTATCCCCCGTGCCGCGCGCCGACAGAGCAGTGCCGTGGGGTATATGGTGGAAGAGCAACTGGCTGAGGACGTCGAAGACCTGCACTTCGTATGCGAGCCGGTGTCCGGAGACCTGTGCAGCGTACTGGCCGTGTCCAGCGATAAGCTGGCGGCGCTCAAAGGGCAGATCGAGCGCCTTGGCTGGCCGGTTATCGGTGCCATCCCCGAGTATCGCGTATTGGCCAACACGGGTGACACCTCGGCGATCTGGCTGGACGACGAGCGTGCCCATGTGTGGCTGGCGGCAGGTAAAGGCCTTTCAGTCGCCCGCCCTCTGGCGGGTGTAATTGCGGAAAGTCTCTTCACTCCCAGTGACCTCGAGGGCGGGGAGGGTGAGTCCGCTGAACCCGAATCGGGCCAGTCGGCGCTGCGTGTCTTTGGTGACCCCACGCCGTTGGAGCTGGCTACGTTCGAGCAGCTGGCGACCGTGGAAACCGCAGGTGAGGCGCCCGACACGACGTTTCTCACTTCCATGGGCGCCGGTGTACCTGGCAATCTTCTCACCGGAGATTTCCAGATCACACTGGCGTCCGATACCGGCCCCTGGTGGAAAAAGCCCGCGATTGCGGTGGCGGCGTGTTTCGTGCTGCAGCTGGTGTTTTTTGTGGCTGCGGGCAGCTATTACAAAGTGCAGGCCGGGCGGGCGGATGACGCCGCCAGGGCCATGTTCAGCGAAATTTTCCCGGGGGACAGCCCCAGTGCCGACCTGCGGCGTCAGATTACCGGCTATCTCAACCAGTCTTCCGGCGGTGGCGGTGAGTTTGCAAGCCAGCTACAGCAGTTGAGTCAGGTATGGACGACCGGTAAATCGGGGGATCTACAGCTCCAGTCCATGCGCTTTGATGGCAACCGCGGTGAGCTTGTATTGCAGCTGCGGGCAGCCAACCTCGGCCAGCTCGATGCGGTAGTGGGCAAACTGAGCAGTGGCCAATTCAAGGCCGAGCTCCTGGCCGCAAATGAGCTGGAAGATGGGGTTTCAGGGCGTATTCGACTGCGATGA
- a CDS encoding pilus assembly FimT family protein — MRVAACRQRGFTLIELLVVIVIIASLAGMATLSLNNTDSRKWTGEVQRLANLLQLVADRALIDKAHYGVVFEETGYTVVRYDSSLMKWQQMDFSGQPAAANAKRFTAHELPPTMRLEILSQTELPGAKDSDSSFGGDRRPSSVTGSDSAKKGGKDDEEVLPQFAALSSGEVLPVEIGFFLMKNGDIGRAAIISYSSLYGMQLEWQSDEY, encoded by the coding sequence ATGCGCGTCGCAGCCTGCCGCCAACGGGGATTTACCCTGATCGAACTGCTGGTGGTGATTGTTATCATCGCTTCACTGGCAGGTATGGCGACGCTGTCCCTGAATAATACGGATAGCCGCAAGTGGACCGGAGAAGTCCAGCGCCTTGCGAACCTTTTGCAGCTCGTGGCTGATCGAGCTCTAATCGACAAGGCGCACTACGGTGTCGTGTTCGAAGAAACTGGTTACACGGTAGTTCGCTACGACTCCAGCCTGATGAAGTGGCAGCAGATGGACTTTTCCGGTCAGCCTGCTGCCGCTAATGCCAAGCGCTTTACTGCGCATGAGCTCCCTCCCACCATGCGTCTGGAAATTCTCTCCCAGACAGAATTGCCCGGTGCCAAGGATAGCGACTCCAGTTTCGGCGGAGATCGCCGCCCCAGCAGCGTCACTGGTAGCGACAGCGCAAAGAAAGGCGGCAAGGATGACGAAGAGGTCCTGCCGCAATTTGCCGCGCTTTCCAGTGGTGAAGTACTGCCGGTGGAAATCGGTTTTTTCCTGATGAAAAACGGCGATATCGGACGCGCGGCGATTATTTCCTACAGCAGTCTCTACGGTATGCAGCTGGAGTGGCAGAGCGATGAATACTGA
- the gspI gene encoding type II secretion system minor pseudopilin GspI — MNTEYRPRRAGWMRQRGFTLVEVLVALVIFGVIAASVLKTLQDSVRQQAALEERLTANWVAQQALAEIRLRTDWPPLGKKTEKVLLADREWQVTAEVKTTNEPKMRHIVVQVGRPEAEAPILTIDSWVAQSVGAGAGTGAATEGRG, encoded by the coding sequence ATGAATACTGAGTATCGTCCGCGCCGCGCGGGCTGGATGCGCCAGCGGGGATTTACCCTGGTGGAAGTGTTGGTGGCGCTGGTCATTTTTGGAGTGATTGCCGCGAGTGTGCTGAAAACACTTCAGGACAGTGTGCGTCAACAGGCTGCCCTCGAGGAGCGTCTGACCGCGAACTGGGTGGCCCAGCAGGCACTTGCCGAGATTCGCCTGCGTACCGACTGGCCGCCGCTGGGCAAGAAAACCGAGAAGGTACTGTTGGCAGACCGGGAGTGGCAGGTGACTGCCGAGGTCAAGACCACCAATGAACCTAAGATGCGGCATATCGTGGTGCAGGTGGGGAGGCCCGAAGCCGAGGCACCCATCCTTACCATCGACTCCTGGGTTGCTCAGTCTGTCGGCGCAGGTGCCGGGACGGGTGCGGCCACCGAAGGGAGAGGATGA
- the arsB gene encoding ACR3 family arsenite efflux transporter, translating to MGIFERYLSLWVGLCIIAGLLLGNLAPEAFQFIASVEMAHVNLPVAVFIWLMIYPMMVQVDFSSIRHVGDKPKGLALTLVVNWLIKPFTMAALGWLFFRVIFADLVDPQTAQEYIAGMILLGVAPCTAMVFVWSQLTRGDANYTLVQVSVNDVIMIFAFAPIAALLLGVSDITVPWDTLLLSVILYVLLPLIAGVLTRRALDSTEDHSRLNRFLAKVKPLSIGGLLATVVLLFGFQAQTIIENPLAIGLIAIPLLIQTYGIFAISYAAARSMKLPHNIAAPACMIGTSNFFELAVAVAISLFGLHSGAALATVVGVLVEVPVMLSLVAFANRTRHWFAGN from the coding sequence GTGGGTATATTCGAACGCTATCTATCCCTATGGGTCGGGCTTTGCATCATTGCTGGCCTGCTGCTCGGCAATCTTGCCCCAGAGGCATTCCAGTTCATTGCATCCGTTGAAATGGCCCATGTGAATTTGCCGGTGGCGGTATTTATCTGGCTGATGATCTACCCGATGATGGTGCAGGTAGATTTTTCCTCGATCCGGCATGTCGGCGACAAACCCAAGGGGCTCGCTCTCACACTGGTTGTTAACTGGTTGATAAAGCCCTTTACCATGGCAGCCCTTGGCTGGCTGTTCTTCCGGGTTATTTTTGCAGACCTGGTCGACCCGCAGACCGCGCAGGAATATATCGCCGGTATGATTTTGCTGGGCGTCGCACCCTGCACCGCAATGGTTTTTGTGTGGAGCCAGCTCACCCGGGGAGATGCCAATTACACACTTGTGCAGGTATCGGTGAACGACGTCATCATGATCTTCGCCTTCGCCCCGATCGCCGCCCTGCTCCTGGGTGTCAGTGATATCACCGTACCCTGGGACACACTACTGCTGTCTGTGATTCTTTATGTTTTATTGCCGCTTATTGCGGGTGTTCTCACCCGCCGTGCGCTGGATTCGACCGAGGACCACAGCCGCCTGAACCGCTTTCTGGCAAAGGTTAAACCGCTTTCCATCGGCGGGCTGCTGGCCACAGTGGTACTTTTGTTTGGATTTCAGGCACAGACAATTATTGAAAACCCGCTAGCGATCGGCCTGATCGCCATCCCCTTGCTGATCCAGACCTACGGTATTTTCGCGATCAGTTATGCGGCAGCGCGCAGCATGAAACTGCCTCATAACATCGCAGCACCGGCCTGCATGATCGGCACGTCCAATTTCTTTGAGCTTGCGGTGGCCGTGGCGATCTCCCTGTTCGGGCTGCACTCGGGTGCCGCACTCGCTACGGTGGTCGGCGTGCTGGTAGAGGTCCCTGTGATGCTGTCGCTCGTTGCTTTTGCCAACCGTACTCGCCACTGGTTTGCGGGAAACTGA
- a CDS encoding DUF2788 domain-containing protein: protein MSFELFEEYSLILGIGGLILFMMFIVWNLAKESKAGRFGTFILFTALGLGLLGFVVKTVLVEVMGLGQ, encoded by the coding sequence ATGAGCTTTGAGTTATTTGAAGAGTACTCCCTGATCCTTGGAATCGGTGGCCTGATTCTGTTCATGATGTTTATCGTGTGGAACCTGGCCAAAGAGTCGAAGGCGGGCCGCTTTGGTACTTTCATTCTGTTTACCGCCCTTGGCCTGGGTTTGCTGGGCTTCGTGGTGAAAACTGTGCTGGTTGAAGTCATGGGGTTGGGCCAGTAA
- a CDS encoding hybrid sensor histidine kinase/response regulator produces the protein MPLFDHPELKVQKDRRVCRSTDTRIAKYSRRGMLFSLVAFAIAVAIGELRTTSPKLVLVLAIGLVLVTLIRAYYVFRFEHLYATGPKRWRHRYFLASTLGAIWWGVVLYSHVFLLGFSPATQFLWLYTVVFCASVASVFSPYHRFLTWFLAGSLVPAALQGFLASDILGAIYGALTLAFVWLMAHQARRESENYWDRVAAMQALQQKASNLAAARKHSEAAVEVTNEFLANVGQEFRSQLSDSLGALALLEGDRLSDRQREWVRLAKNSSNQQLKLVDNVGMFTRVARKDIHLRRAPFNLVRTMEKAFKFAARAAQRQRLEFNFQISEDLPVMVTGDNRKTAQLIRNLVDSATVIAQSGELWGEASFEQLSSEEGQLNLKLVDSGGGEILPDESELFGAFSRMDTTQVTTGLGLNIAKGLAEAMGGYLQLHSSADGNRYQAVIKFAIEPNQRIYLQPDRRLQDTDVLLLHQKGLFVAGIVQMLESFGMDVTSKHWDDGSTEPMDQLLQAMDRGQLVVLAPAMGDTNMLSGVTQVIASSGAAAKKFPLLCLGGYGHKLEFAPLAAAEPESQYLARPVTRKEFHDAVVLRLFGGIKKSSRRVVCTNADVNRKRKLLLIEESRQHQGVTEEMLQTLGYQVEVVAAVEDALSRLPDNNYDLVLVDCQQNTTHSAEIIEQLRHWESEYSPDDRLPIVALTSTTEEQFEGRCLAAGMDDFLTKPLSKDSLAETLERWLGE, from the coding sequence ATGCCGTTATTTGATCATCCCGAACTCAAGGTCCAGAAGGACCGCCGGGTGTGCCGAAGCACTGATACCCGGATTGCGAAATACTCGCGCCGGGGTATGTTGTTCAGCCTCGTGGCTTTCGCCATCGCGGTCGCCATTGGCGAACTCCGCACTACGTCGCCCAAACTGGTATTGGTACTGGCTATTGGGCTGGTGCTGGTGACGCTGATTCGGGCGTACTACGTTTTCCGGTTTGAGCACCTCTATGCGACCGGCCCAAAGCGGTGGCGACACCGATACTTTCTGGCATCGACCCTCGGTGCCATCTGGTGGGGCGTTGTTCTTTACAGTCACGTCTTTTTGCTGGGTTTTTCTCCCGCCACGCAGTTCCTCTGGCTCTACACGGTCGTGTTCTGTGCGAGTGTCGCTTCGGTATTCTCGCCTTATCACCGGTTCCTCACCTGGTTCCTCGCCGGCTCCCTGGTGCCAGCCGCGCTGCAGGGTTTCCTCGCCTCCGATATCCTCGGCGCAATATACGGCGCACTGACACTGGCGTTTGTCTGGCTTATGGCCCATCAGGCTCGGCGCGAATCGGAAAACTACTGGGACAGGGTTGCAGCGATGCAGGCTCTGCAACAGAAAGCCAGTAATCTGGCTGCAGCACGCAAACATTCGGAAGCTGCGGTTGAGGTGACCAACGAGTTCCTCGCCAATGTGGGGCAGGAATTCCGTAGCCAGCTGTCTGATTCACTGGGTGCCCTCGCCCTGCTGGAAGGGGACCGGCTCTCTGACCGCCAGCGCGAGTGGGTGCGACTGGCAAAAAACTCGAGTAATCAGCAGCTGAAACTCGTGGACAACGTAGGGATGTTTACGCGTGTCGCGCGCAAGGACATTCACCTGCGCCGCGCACCATTTAACCTTGTGCGCACCATGGAGAAAGCCTTCAAATTTGCCGCGCGCGCAGCCCAGCGCCAGCGTCTCGAGTTCAATTTTCAGATCAGTGAGGATCTGCCGGTCATGGTGACGGGCGATAACCGTAAAACCGCGCAGTTGATCCGCAACCTGGTGGACTCCGCAACCGTGATCGCCCAGAGCGGCGAGTTGTGGGGCGAGGCAAGTTTTGAACAGCTCAGTTCCGAAGAAGGGCAGCTGAATCTCAAGCTGGTCGACAGCGGCGGTGGGGAGATCCTGCCGGATGAATCCGAACTGTTCGGCGCTTTCTCTCGTATGGACACCACTCAGGTTACCACCGGGCTCGGGTTGAACATTGCCAAGGGCCTGGCGGAAGCAATGGGTGGCTACCTGCAACTCCATTCCTCTGCCGATGGAAATCGCTATCAAGCGGTCATCAAATTCGCCATTGAGCCAAATCAGCGCATCTATCTTCAGCCAGACCGCAGGCTGCAGGATACCGATGTACTGCTGCTGCATCAGAAGGGGCTATTCGTGGCCGGCATTGTTCAGATGCTCGAGTCCTTCGGTATGGATGTCACCAGCAAACACTGGGACGACGGCAGCACGGAACCGATGGATCAGTTGCTGCAGGCGATGGACCGCGGTCAACTGGTCGTGCTGGCGCCGGCAATGGGGGATACCAACATGTTGAGCGGTGTGACTCAAGTGATCGCATCCTCGGGAGCAGCAGCGAAAAAGTTCCCGCTCCTGTGCCTGGGTGGTTACGGTCACAAACTGGAGTTCGCCCCACTTGCCGCCGCAGAGCCGGAATCTCAATACCTGGCCCGTCCCGTGACCCGCAAAGAGTTTCATGATGCGGTTGTACTGCGCCTGTTTGGCGGAATTAAAAAAAGCAGTCGCCGGGTGGTATGCACGAATGCCGACGTCAATCGCAAGCGAAAACTGCTGTTGATCGAAGAATCCCGTCAGCACCAGGGTGTCACCGAAGAAATGCTACAGACACTTGGCTATCAGGTTGAAGTCGTTGCAGCGGTCGAAGATGCACTCTCGCGGCTTCCCGATAACAACTATGACCTTGTGCTGGTGGATTGCCAGCAGAACACCACGCACAGTGCCGAAATCATTGAGCAGTTACGTCACTGGGAGAGTGAATATTCTCCCGATGATCGGCTGCCGATTGTGGCCCTGACCAGCACCACAGAAGAGCAGTTTGAGGGGCGCTGCCTGGCGGCCGGCATGGATGATTTCCTCACCAAGCCACTGAGCAAAGACAGTCTGGCGGAAACGCTGGAGCGGTGGCTGGGAGAGTAA
- the gspJ gene encoding type II secretion system minor pseudopilin GspJ: MRRVAKPAARGFTLIEIMVVLVIVSIIGIGSYSLLETFFTTDRVLTARGDQMRRLSMAMYRMDDDLRQLTVRPVKNAYSGYEPAFQGVTNEFEFTRLGAANLTGEPRGNLQRLHYGIGYAEEGSEGRYERGEDDGTALLLRSRWRVLDRGPDSEPVAEPILDGVVELNLRYYDRDSKAWLAQWPPASSTTTPGAVDLRLPQAIEVVLITRSGGEMRRVFSLPEYSVVAGTAGSGSSGGDGDDNERNDRDGSSSSSGSGSGGDGGRRGEGEAQ, encoded by the coding sequence ATGAGGCGAGTTGCCAAGCCGGCCGCACGGGGCTTTACCCTGATAGAAATCATGGTGGTGCTGGTGATCGTATCGATCATCGGCATCGGCTCCTATTCATTGCTGGAAACGTTTTTTACCACCGACCGTGTCCTCACCGCGCGCGGGGATCAAATGCGTCGCCTCTCAATGGCCATGTATCGCATGGACGACGACCTGCGCCAGCTTACCGTTCGGCCAGTCAAAAACGCCTACAGCGGTTATGAGCCCGCATTTCAGGGTGTGACCAATGAGTTTGAGTTCACCCGCCTGGGGGCCGCAAACCTGACCGGCGAGCCGCGCGGCAATCTGCAGCGCCTGCATTACGGCATTGGTTATGCCGAGGAGGGCTCCGAAGGGCGATATGAGCGCGGCGAAGATGACGGCACCGCGCTGTTGTTGCGCAGCCGCTGGCGGGTGCTCGATCGAGGGCCCGACTCCGAGCCGGTTGCCGAACCTATTCTCGACGGAGTGGTAGAGCTCAATTTGCGATATTACGACCGGGACTCCAAGGCGTGGCTTGCACAGTGGCCGCCGGCATCATCTACGACAACTCCCGGAGCGGTGGACCTGCGATTGCCGCAGGCCATAGAAGTGGTTTTGATTACCCGAAGTGGTGGTGAAATGCGGCGCGTGTTCTCGCTGCCCGAATATTCGGTGGTCGCGGGTACTGCGGGCTCGGGCAGTAGCGGTGGCGACGGTGATGATAACGAACGCAATGACAGGGACGGATCCAGTAGCAGTAGTGGCTCTGGCAGCGGCGGCGATGGAGGGCGCCGGGGTGAGGGTGAAGCTCAATGA